TGCCTGAACATGGGCTTTATCATGGTCTGCGCCAGCACGTCCCTGCTGCTGCAAAGTTTTGACCCGCGCAGCATGGCGCTGGCGCTTCCCATAGGGCTTATGGTGGCGGGCGTGTTGTATTACCAGAGCCTGCCTGAAATCGAAACAGATTTTGCCGCCGGCAAACACACTCTGGCCAACACGCTGGGCAAGGACAAGGCCGCGCTTGTCTTCCGCCTGTGGTGGCCCGCCGTGTGGCTGCTGCTGCTCAACCTGTGGGCGGCCGGGCTGGCGGGCTGGCCTGTGGCGCTGGCCCTGCTGGGCCTGCCCTTCTATTGGCGGGCCTGCCGCCATATCGAGGCGGCGCAGTCCGGCGATTGGCTGCCCCTGGACGCATACGGGCATCTGGTGCGCAAGTGCTACCTTTTGAGCGGCGCGGCGCTCATTGTGGGTGTGGCCCTTTAGGCAATCCTCCGTTGAGGATGGATATTCTCGACGTATCCTCGCCTCGACTCCTGACCGACTAAAAAATCCCGCTTACGCCATTAGAGCATTTAACACTTGAAATGCTCGCGTACGGCAGGCAAAAGCCTGCCTGCTCGCATTTCGTGGCAAGGATTTTTCAGAAAAATCCTTGCAGAGCATTTAACTCATTTCATTCGTAAACTGCTCTAGGGTGAACGCCTACCCCCCCTGTAGCCTCCAGAGCGCTTTCCACATGAAAATGCTCACCAATGAAGGTTTTAGGGGGTGGGGGCGTGGGGGAGGAGACCCTTTTGCAAAAGGGTCCCTCCCCCACAAAACACCACACAATAATAGCACCCTGAAGCACGAAAAAGGGGCGGCACAGGCCGCCCCTTTTTTCGTAAAAAAACAACTCGTTTTGCTTCTCAGCCCAGCACGGCTCTGGCTTCGGCCAGCCGGGCCTCGTCTTCACGGTCCAGGGCTCGCAGGGCGCGGGCCAGGGTCTGCCATGCCTCAGGTCTGTCGTGCAGACCCGCGCTCTTGCGAGCCAGCAGTTCGGCCATGGCCGGGTCTTCGTTGCCGTCAAGGTAGATATTGGCCAGCAGCAGCATGGAGGCTGCGTCCTGCGGATTGCGCAGCAAGGCTTCGTGCAGCAGTTCACGGGCTTCGCCGCCCTTGCGCTGCCGGGCGGCCACACGGGCCAGATGCCGCCTGGCCACGCCGGGACGTCCGGGGGCGGCGTCTTCAATGGCGGCGGCCAGTTCGTAATAGCGGCGGGCTTCGGCCCTTCTGCCGCTCTGCTCGCACAACTGCCCGAGACGTATATGGGCAAACAGATGGTCGGGCGCTGTCTTGACGCACTGGCGGTAATAGCGCGCGGCGGCGCGGCGCTCACCCAGACTTTGGCAGACATTGCCAAGATTGTAGTTGATTTGCGTGGCTGTGCCTTCGTCCGGCTTGTGGCGCAGGGCCTCAAGAAAATGCCTGCGCGCCTCATGCCTGCGACCCAGGGCCGCCATGCACACACCAAGGGAGTTCCAGGCCATGACGTTGGTTTCGTCCGCCAGCAGGGCCAGCTTGTATTCCTCAAGCGCGCCGAACACGTCGCCAAGGCTGTAACGCCGGTCGGCGCTGATGTTCAGGGCCAGCGAGTTGCATTGCCCCACTCTTGGGTGCGGCAGAAGAAGGGCATATTCCAGAGCTCTGAGGGCGCAGTCGGGCATTTCGGCTTTGCGATATTGCAAAAAGGGAAAGGCGGCCAGACCCGCAGCGGCATCGACACCTGCGTCTTTCAGGGCCGAGCACAGGGATTCATACAGGGGCACGACGTTCTGCGGCTCTGAACCGGGGTGGAAAAAAATCAGGCTGTTGCTGCCATAAAGCCCGGCCAGAGGGGCGGCCCCCGCATCGTGCGGGGCGGCCCTGCGCAGCAGCTTTTCCCACAAATGCAGGGCTGTTGCCGCTGTGGAGCTTGACGCGCCTTCCATGCGGACGATGGCGAGCACAAAACGGGCGCGGCGCTCGCTTTCCTGCGCAAAACGGTTGAGAAAATCACCGTGACCGCACAGCGCCGCCTGTTCGGCCTGCGCGGCGTCCACGGCAGTCTCTGTGCCTGGGGCTGTGGCAGTATATGGGGCAGCAGCGGCAGCTGGCGCACGGGCGGCGGACTCGGCGGCAGCCTGGGCATGCCCTGTTGCGACGCTTCCTGAGGCTGCGGCAGGGAACGCGGCAGGGAATGCGGCCTTGCCAGCGGCCGACGCGGCACTGCCCGCCGGGGCGGGATTGGCCACCGGGGCGGGACTGGCCGCCGTGACGGCGGAACCCGTTTCCATCGGCTGCCGCGCGTGCCCAGAGGTTTCGTCAGGCGGAGCGGCTGCGGCATTCTGTTGCCCAGCAGGCACGGATGGTACGGACGGCACGGATGGCACGGATGGCACGGATGGCATGCCTTGGGCGTCGGAAAAATGCAGCACGGGATCGTGTCCGTCGAGATCTGGACTGAGCACCGGACTTTGCCCAAGGAGCGCCAGACTGTCGCCGGGCGCGGGCAGAAACGTGGTGTCTACCAGATGCAAAATTTCGGCTATGGAATCCCTGTCGCCCACACGCAGCAGCACGACTTCGCCCTTGTGGCGCGCCTTCTGGCCGGGTTCGGCGCTCCAGACCGCAAAGCGCATGCCTTCACGGGCCTTGGCCTGTCGCCCAAGACTGATGCGCAGACGGCCCACCGGCAATGCTTCCAGCACAAGCCCACCCTCTTGCAGGATGCGGGCAAAAGGCATGACGCGCCCCTCGCAAAAACGGTTGCCCGCCGCCCCGGCAGCGGTCTGACCAGCGACATCCGCAGCCAGCCGGGCTCTGGCCATGAGCAGCCGGGCCTGCTCATACATGCCAAGCCGCATTTCCGCTCCCTGCATATCTTGCGGATACAGGGCGTGCCCGGCGCACAGGCGTGGAGCTACCCCCTGTTTTGTCAGGGTCGGGGCGGGACGCAGCGCCTGCATGCGGGCCAGAACGGCGCAGGCCAGCTTATGGCACGCGCCACGCCCGCTGGCGGAAAGCAAAAGCGCCATTTCGTGCGTTCCCACCCGCGCGGCAAGCACGTCTGAGGGCAGAACGGCGCGGCAGGCGGCGGCAAGCTGTCGCATGACATTCTCGCCAAAGGCATAGCCATACCGCCGGATCATATCAGGCCCGTTGCTGAGACGCAGCAGCACGATGCCCATACACATGCGGTACATGGGGGCGGCAAGACCTTCCGGCGCGGAAGGCTCTTCAAGATGGGCGCGCACCCTTTCAGCCTCGCCTTCCATACGCGCAAAAAGGCTTTCCTCCGTGACAAGGCCGGTAACGGCGTCTGTGCGCACGGCCTTGGCGCGGGCCAGATTTTCCAGACACAGGGAGGCAAGGGCAGGCAGCACCTTCAAAAGAGGCCGCACCTCACGGACGCGCACGCCGTGCAGCATGACCATGCCAAGCTGATGCCCGCCCCAGTGCAGGGGCAAAAGCAGCCTGCGCTCGCGCGTCAACAACCGTGGTTCTTCCGGGGTGCACTCTCTGGGAAAATAGAGCGCGTGACCGCTGAAGCTCAAGAACGCCGACAGCTGGCGGCACAGCAGCCCTTCCATTTCCATAAGGTCTTCACGGGCCAGCTTTTGTATGGCCCGCAGTTCAGACCATTCCCGCGTGAGGCCGCTGTCGCCAGGCGCTGACGCGCCCCAAAAATTCTCTGTCCCGCCCGTCCATTCCATCCAGCCTGCCCAGTCCGGGGGTTGGGGAGTCCCGGTGGACGGTTCCGC
This DNA window, taken from Desulfovibrio sp. 86, encodes the following:
- a CDS encoding diguanylate cyclase domain-containing protein; the protein is MTRNTKRKIAGASHKGKGHDMPDSRPDTAVQAEPSTGTPQPPDWAGWMEWTGGTENFWGASAPGDSGLTREWSELRAIQKLAREDLMEMEGLLCRQLSAFLSFSGHALYFPRECTPEEPRLLTRERRLLLPLHWGGHQLGMVMLHGVRVREVRPLLKVLPALASLCLENLARAKAVRTDAVTGLVTEESLFARMEGEAERVRAHLEEPSAPEGLAAPMYRMCMGIVLLRLSNGPDMIRRYGYAFGENVMRQLAAACRAVLPSDVLAARVGTHEMALLLSASGRGACHKLACAVLARMQALRPAPTLTKQGVAPRLCAGHALYPQDMQGAEMRLGMYEQARLLMARARLAADVAGQTAAGAAGNRFCEGRVMPFARILQEGGLVLEALPVGRLRISLGRQAKAREGMRFAVWSAEPGQKARHKGEVVLLRVGDRDSIAEILHLVDTTFLPAPGDSLALLGQSPVLSPDLDGHDPVLHFSDAQGMPSVPSVPSVPSVPSVPAGQQNAAAAPPDETSGHARQPMETGSAVTAASPAPVANPAPAGSAASAAGKAAFPAAFPAAASGSVATGHAQAAAESAARAPAAAAAPYTATAPGTETAVDAAQAEQAALCGHGDFLNRFAQESERRARFVLAIVRMEGASSSTAATALHLWEKLLRRAAPHDAGAAPLAGLYGSNSLIFFHPGSEPQNVVPLYESLCSALKDAGVDAAAGLAAFPFLQYRKAEMPDCALRALEYALLLPHPRVGQCNSLALNISADRRYSLGDVFGALEEYKLALLADETNVMAWNSLGVCMAALGRRHEARRHFLEALRHKPDEGTATQINYNLGNVCQSLGERRAAARYYRQCVKTAPDHLFAHIRLGQLCEQSGRRAEARRYYELAAAIEDAAPGRPGVARRHLARVAARQRKGGEARELLHEALLRNPQDAASMLLLANIYLDGNEDPAMAELLARKSAGLHDRPEAWQTLARALRALDREDEARLAEARAVLG